The region CGTCCATCCTCTCCGCTTCCGGTAAGTTCCGGCGAGCTTGACGGTAGAATTTGCTTGCCCGCTCCAGAAATTTGAGTTTCTAATATCCGACGGCTTCTTCCGGCAGCCCAAACGCGCTGGTGGAACGAGTTTTAACTTCGACATAAACCAAGGTTTTGCCGTCCTTGGCGATAATGTCTATCTCCCCTCCTCTAATTCGGAAGTTGTGCTCT is a window of Candidatus Curtissbacteria bacterium DNA encoding:
- a CDS encoding YraN family protein; the protein is MTNIGKIGEDAAVKFLQKNGYKIIEHNFRIRGGEIDIIAKDGKTLVYVEVKTRSTSAFGLPEEAVGY